In the Leptospira limi genome, one interval contains:
- the gap gene encoding type I glyceraldehyde-3-phosphate dehydrogenase: MVKIAINGFGRIGRLVLRSGIKDPNLEFVAINDLVTPDNLSYLFKYDSTHGRFNGEVSHTENEIIIDGKKVKTFSERDPEKLPWKELGVDFVIESTGLFTDRVGAEKHIKAGAKKVVISAPAKDKDIPTFVMGVNHEKYDAGKDNVVSNASCTTNCLAPITKVVLDNFGIVEGLMTTIHAMTATQPTVDGPSKKDFRGGRGAAQNIIPASTGAAKAVGLCIPEVNGKLTGMSFRVPTPDVSVVDLTVRTEKPTSLAEIKKKMKEASEGSMKGILGYTEDMVVSNDFLGDIRSSIFDADACIELSPTFFKLVSWYDNEMGYSNRVLDLVRYMAKKG, encoded by the coding sequence ATGGTAAAAATCGCAATTAATGGTTTTGGTCGCATCGGACGACTTGTGCTTCGTTCCGGAATCAAAGACCCCAATTTAGAATTTGTCGCAATCAACGACCTAGTCACCCCAGACAACCTTTCTTATCTTTTTAAGTACGACTCAACTCATGGTCGTTTCAATGGGGAAGTTTCTCACACAGAAAATGAAATCATCATCGATGGCAAAAAAGTAAAAACTTTCTCCGAAAGAGACCCAGAAAAACTCCCATGGAAAGAACTCGGAGTGGACTTTGTGATCGAATCAACTGGTCTTTTCACAGACCGAGTGGGTGCTGAAAAACACATCAAAGCTGGTGCCAAAAAAGTGGTGATCTCAGCTCCTGCAAAGGACAAAGACATCCCTACCTTTGTCATGGGTGTGAACCACGAGAAATATGATGCAGGAAAAGACAATGTTGTCTCCAATGCATCGTGTACAACAAACTGCCTTGCTCCTATCACCAAAGTGGTTCTTGACAACTTCGGAATCGTGGAAGGACTCATGACTACCATCCACGCGATGACAGCAACCCAACCAACGGTAGACGGACCTTCTAAAAAAGATTTCCGTGGTGGTCGTGGTGCTGCACAAAACATCATCCCTGCCTCCACTGGAGCTGCAAAAGCGGTAGGACTATGTATCCCAGAAGTCAATGGAAAACTTACAGGTATGAGTTTCCGAGTTCCGACTCCAGACGTATCAGTTGTTGACTTAACTGTTCGCACGGAAAAACCAACAAGCCTTGCCGAAATCAAAAAGAAAATGAAAGAAGCGAGTGAAGGTTCTATGAAAGGAATCCTTGGTTATACAGAAGATATGGTGGTTTCAAACGATTTCCTCGGAGACATTCGTTCTTCTATCTTTGATGCAGATGCTTGTATAGAACTAAGCCCTACTTTTTTCAAACTCGTGTCTTGGTATGACAACGAAATGGGATACTCCAACCGAGTTCTCGACCTCGTACGTTACATGGCAAAAAAAGGCTAA
- a CDS encoding methyl-accepting chemotaxis protein, producing the protein MIKFIIFGLEGFNYLIGFPILLSYIYFFTQWTSEELQIILISTAVVVFFIISFAISFYWIRFSPVYRIFNGTASNKDNHKAYFWLDHLEKVSMIDVIVRYSVGYLFVLGALLFYQKTKNFVLLSELAIGLGMTVAFTILFQSIFIGYVETKFNTKGILLSIRLDKNSRINTRKLSRNLGFQTVLSFLAAILLLFIINYRMNFKQELDLVNSSMQQSVMDSESLMRLTLVDFRDRLTLSIFTENKLKDQIVKRNLNGIRNVLNEIQLKSTNHAVEALFYYKPDDGIFISTNEYDRSKTGSIFYIEDGNLARQGPVRHTSIRSKISGDIVSPYTLPVYENNQFQGYVGGFLNIGKLSSFILGNLKIGTSGKVGFFDGDGTIVYFTDKRDIGNNAKSMLVFDTPFKTNEALGFIDSTEDGTQKRIFFVKNPEFNYLIYCIFENSELYEKTLTSLMMTLGISILVVVIIGIVTVLVIESKLKPLERIKVRISEMVKGNLKSDFYDPSRDEIGSMANAMFEFQSKLRQIVNQTQSVSNELTNTSSDIYESMLTLSDAAQNQAASSEEISASIEEITAGIESVAQRTETQSFTLVSLMKKMTELNQVVSEIDKKFQIADVRVEEITKDAKKGESSLGEMKLSMDKIYESSSEMTNVVEIIHTISEQINLLALNAAIEAARAGASGRGFAVVADEISKLADKTAKSIEDIEELIKQNEVEISQGQEKIDQSISILSKTITGVNSINQMTKEIRMVVQKQIETNEEVNEGVSQIRELSEMIREATEEQKTAMMEISRSIAEINNHAQTTAVSSDGTKSNSQNMNQLTESLRKEINYFHV; encoded by the coding sequence ATGATCAAATTTATAATTTTTGGTCTTGAAGGATTTAACTATTTAATTGGATTCCCGATTTTACTGTCATATATTTATTTTTTCACACAATGGACCAGTGAAGAACTTCAAATCATTCTAATTTCTACCGCAGTTGTTGTCTTTTTCATTATAAGTTTTGCTATTTCTTTTTATTGGATACGTTTTTCACCCGTTTACAGAATTTTCAATGGAACCGCTTCCAACAAAGACAACCACAAAGCTTACTTTTGGCTCGATCATTTAGAAAAAGTCTCGATGATCGATGTCATCGTCCGTTATTCCGTTGGGTATCTTTTTGTTCTCGGTGCCCTTCTCTTTTACCAAAAAACCAAAAATTTTGTTCTACTCAGTGAACTTGCCATAGGACTTGGCATGACAGTCGCCTTTACGATTTTGTTCCAATCAATTTTTATTGGATATGTAGAAACAAAATTTAACACAAAAGGAATTTTACTTTCCATTCGGTTAGATAAAAACTCGAGGATCAATACAAGAAAGTTATCGAGGAATTTAGGTTTCCAAACTGTACTTTCGTTTTTAGCAGCAATTTTATTACTTTTTATCATCAACTACCGCATGAACTTCAAACAAGAGTTAGATCTTGTGAACTCAAGTATGCAACAATCCGTAATGGATTCGGAATCCCTCATGCGCCTCACTTTAGTTGATTTTCGTGATCGCCTTACCCTTTCTATTTTTACAGAGAACAAACTAAAAGATCAAATTGTGAAACGCAATTTGAATGGAATTCGAAATGTCCTAAACGAAATCCAATTAAAAAGTACAAACCATGCAGTTGAGGCATTGTTTTATTATAAACCTGATGATGGAATTTTTATCTCAACCAATGAATATGATCGCTCCAAAACCGGATCCATTTTTTACATTGAAGATGGAAACTTGGCAAGGCAAGGGCCAGTCAGACATACAAGCATTCGTTCCAAAATTTCAGGAGATATTGTTTCCCCTTACACCTTACCTGTCTACGAAAACAACCAATTCCAAGGTTATGTAGGTGGATTTCTGAACATAGGCAAATTATCTAGTTTTATCTTAGGAAATTTAAAAATTGGAACATCAGGAAAAGTTGGATTTTTTGATGGTGACGGAACCATAGTTTATTTCACGGACAAACGAGACATAGGCAATAACGCCAAATCAATGTTAGTTTTTGATACTCCGTTCAAAACTAATGAAGCACTTGGGTTTATTGATTCCACAGAAGATGGAACTCAAAAAAGAATCTTTTTTGTTAAAAACCCTGAGTTCAATTATCTCATCTACTGCATTTTTGAAAATTCTGAATTGTATGAAAAAACATTAACAAGCCTTATGATGACACTTGGGATATCGATTTTGGTTGTTGTCATTATCGGAATTGTAACAGTACTTGTGATTGAATCCAAATTAAAACCATTAGAGCGCATCAAAGTACGCATCAGTGAAATGGTAAAAGGAAATCTAAAGTCCGATTTTTATGACCCGAGCCGAGATGAAATTGGAAGTATGGCAAATGCTATGTTTGAATTCCAATCCAAACTCCGCCAAATTGTTAACCAAACACAATCGGTTTCCAATGAACTTACCAATACAAGTTCCGATATTTACGAATCCATGTTAACCCTTTCGGATGCCGCACAAAACCAAGCAGCTAGTAGCGAAGAAATTTCTGCTTCCATTGAAGAAATCACTGCCGGGATTGAAAGTGTAGCACAACGTACGGAAACCCAATCCTTTACCTTGGTTTCTCTCATGAAAAAGATGACGGAACTCAACCAAGTTGTTTCCGAAATTGATAAAAAATTCCAGATTGCAGACGTACGAGTAGAAGAAATCACAAAGGATGCCAAAAAAGGGGAATCATCTCTTGGCGAGATGAAACTTTCCATGGATAAAATTTATGAGTCATCTTCTGAGATGACAAATGTAGTAGAGATCATCCATACCATTTCCGAACAAATCAATTTACTGGCTCTAAATGCAGCCATTGAAGCTGCTAGGGCTGGTGCCAGTGGGCGCGGGTTTGCCGTCGTTGCCGATGAGATTTCAAAACTTGCTGACAAAACAGCAAAATCCATCGAAGACATCGAAGAACTCATCAAACAGAATGAAGTCGAAATCAGCCAAGGCCAAGAAAAAATTGACCAATCCATTTCGATCTTGAGTAAAACCATTACTGGTGTGAATTCGATCAACCAAATGACAAAAGAAATCCGCATGGTAGTCCAAAAACAAATTGAGACCAACGAAGAGGTTAACGAAGGTGTGTCTCAAATCCGAGAACTTTCTGAAATGATCCGAGAAGCAACAGAAGAACAAAAAACAGCGATGATGGAAATTTCACGTTCCATTGCCGAAATCAATAACCATGCTCAAACCACAGCGGTTTCCAGTGACGGCACAAAATCCAATTCACAAAACATGAACCAACTAACAGAAAGTTTACGAAAAGAGATCAATTATTTCCATGTCTAA
- the lepB gene encoding signal peptidase I — protein sequence MSKPKNKVPLKTKLIVILLPMGIGLVSALFVKYKVLLPVAIPNSYMEPTLKKGDTAYFNRFYRKSQLGIGDVVIATSPLDPNATIIARIIGKPGDSISIQKRMVFRNGTILDPTMFPEASTQSISLIPAGKTEHDDMNPVTVPEKHFFLLTDNRELGVDSRTLGTIQESQIIAVMW from the coding sequence ATGTCTAAGCCAAAAAATAAAGTCCCACTCAAAACAAAACTCATTGTGATTTTACTTCCGATGGGAATCGGTCTCGTCTCTGCTTTGTTTGTGAAGTACAAGGTTCTCCTTCCTGTCGCCATTCCCAATTCCTATATGGAACCTACTTTGAAAAAAGGGGACACCGCTTACTTCAATCGTTTTTACCGTAAAAGCCAACTGGGAATTGGAGATGTGGTCATAGCCACTTCCCCACTTGACCCGAATGCAACCATCATTGCGAGGATCATTGGCAAACCTGGAGATTCCATTTCCATCCAAAAACGAATGGTTTTTCGGAATGGGACCATCTTAGATCCCACCATGTTTCCTGAAGCAAGTACACAATCGATCTCTCTCATCCCAGCAGGGAAAACGGAACATGATGATATGAACCCAGTGACAGTTCCTGAAAAACATTTCTTTTTACTCACTGACAATCGCGAATTAGGAGTGGATTCGAGAACCCTCGGCACCATCCAAGAATCCCAAATTATTGCTGTTATGTGGTGA
- a CDS encoding LIC_12097 family sensor histidine kinase translates to MENIEKVAEKARELEAIYDVVQDPLVLIDSDFNIQRANLATILFAKNNKYDELLDRKCYEVLYQRTDVCPYCPKINVKSKDKNHTSSAPITREIFFRSEDKKQTLLLEFYPYPKQEDLFWMVEKISDVTKQRDKEEESFRMRNLASLGILISGIAHELNNPLTGISLTLQNLKANWQNQPPEQIEKRLDMIRNDISRAAIIVSDIISFAKTDKVKVTLGDIVETINRAKDTVIRLYPHLSKNINWRITCDHEYQFPFHPGKMERLFMNLFRNSLQAFDYRPGEITIEIRKTKNWLHIIVEDNAGGIPDAIIQKIFDPFFTSNKSGTGTGLGLSICHSIVKEHDGNISVKSVEQKTRFTISFPLTNDITEPSS, encoded by the coding sequence ATGGAAAACATCGAAAAAGTAGCAGAAAAAGCCCGAGAATTGGAAGCCATTTATGATGTTGTACAAGACCCACTCGTTCTTATCGATTCCGATTTCAACATCCAAAGAGCCAATCTTGCTACCATTTTGTTTGCAAAGAACAATAAATATGACGAGCTGTTAGACAGAAAATGTTACGAAGTATTATACCAACGAACAGACGTTTGTCCATATTGCCCCAAAATTAATGTAAAATCAAAGGACAAAAACCATACTTCGTCTGCTCCTATCACCAGAGAAATTTTTTTTCGTTCTGAAGACAAAAAACAAACACTACTTTTGGAATTTTACCCCTACCCGAAACAAGAAGATTTGTTTTGGATGGTGGAAAAAATATCGGATGTTACCAAACAAAGGGACAAAGAAGAAGAATCTTTCCGAATGCGTAACCTCGCCTCCTTAGGAATCTTAATTTCAGGAATTGCTCACGAATTAAATAACCCTTTAACCGGGATTAGCCTTACATTACAAAATTTAAAAGCAAACTGGCAAAACCAACCACCAGAACAAATTGAAAAAAGATTGGATATGATTAGGAATGATATCTCTCGTGCAGCGATCATCGTATCGGATATTATTTCCTTTGCCAAAACAGATAAGGTCAAAGTCACTTTAGGTGATATCGTTGAAACCATTAACCGCGCGAAAGATACAGTCATTCGGCTTTATCCACATCTAAGTAAAAACATCAACTGGCGCATAACATGTGATCATGAATACCAATTCCCTTTTCATCCAGGAAAGATGGAAAGGTTATTTATGAATTTATTTCGCAACTCACTGCAAGCGTTTGATTACAGGCCTGGCGAAATCACAATCGAAATTCGCAAAACCAAAAACTGGCTTCATATCATCGTGGAAGATAATGCAGGAGGAATTCCTGATGCGATCATCCAAAAGATCTTCGATCCTTTTTTCACGAGTAATAAATCGGGAACTGGTACTGGACTTGGACTTTCGATCTGCCATTCCATTGTGAAGGAACATGATGGAAATATCTCTGTTAAATCAGTGGAACAAAAAACAAGATTTACGATCTCTTTCCCGCTCACAAACGACATCACGGAGCCAAGTTCATGA
- the tpiA gene encoding triose-phosphate isomerase: MRKKIIAGNWKMNLTLSEAKTITSGLKVASDSSSFEVMVFPSALHLESVSSLANGSKLIVGAQNAYQSGLTAMTGEISPVQLAELGIKTVLVGHSERRQFLGETSEFDNAKISYFLKAGLRVVYCVGETWAEREKGQTFSVLEDQIKKGLKDITSDLFSNLVIAYEPVWAIGTGKVATPAEAEEAHAFIRKEIGKLFVGADYVAENIQILYGGSVKPDNIKELLAKPNIDGGLVGGASQKLESFLGLLK, from the coding sequence ATGAGAAAGAAAATCATAGCCGGAAACTGGAAGATGAATCTGACTCTTTCTGAGGCGAAAACCATCACGTCTGGTCTCAAAGTTGCCAGTGATTCTTCTTCCTTTGAAGTGATGGTGTTCCCAAGTGCTCTCCATTTGGAATCGGTTTCTTCCCTCGCCAATGGATCCAAACTCATCGTTGGGGCACAAAATGCATACCAATCAGGTCTTACTGCCATGACGGGAGAAATTTCGCCTGTGCAACTCGCAGAACTCGGGATCAAAACTGTCCTTGTTGGCCATTCCGAAAGAAGACAATTCCTCGGAGAAACATCAGAGTTTGACAATGCAAAGATTTCCTACTTTTTAAAAGCAGGACTTCGTGTTGTCTACTGTGTGGGTGAAACTTGGGCTGAAAGAGAAAAAGGCCAAACTTTCTCTGTGTTAGAAGACCAAATCAAAAAAGGTCTCAAAGACATTACAAGTGACCTCTTTTCCAATCTTGTCATCGCATACGAACCTGTTTGGGCGATTGGAACTGGAAAAGTGGCAACTCCCGCGGAAGCAGAAGAAGCTCATGCATTTATCCGTAAAGAAATTGGCAAACTCTTTGTGGGTGCAGACTACGTGGCTGAAAACATCCAAATTCTTTATGGTGGATCTGTGAAACCAGATAACATCAAAGAACTTCTCGCCAAACCAAACATTGACGGTGGCCTTGTGGGTGGAGCCAGTCAAAAATTAGAATCATTTTTAGGACTTTTAAAATAA
- the secG gene encoding preprotein translocase subunit SecG, whose product MGFFAGTILTLFVLLSLFLILLVMIQTGKGGSAGMLGGSTASQSVFGASTADVMTKTTRVAAILFIVLSLALSFVFAKKDEVLVPDVEPSLETPVETDGTTPEVPAPSTP is encoded by the coding sequence ATGGGATTTTTTGCAGGAACCATTCTCACTCTATTTGTTTTACTTTCACTTTTCCTCATCCTTCTTGTGATGATCCAAACGGGAAAAGGTGGAAGTGCGGGAATGCTTGGCGGATCAACCGCTAGCCAATCCGTGTTTGGAGCTTCAACAGCTGACGTGATGACAAAAACAACAAGAGTTGCGGCAATTTTGTTTATTGTTTTATCACTTGCTCTTTCCTTTGTTTTTGCAAAGAAAGATGAAGTATTGGTACCAGATGTGGAACCAAGTTTGGAAACTCCGGTAGAAACTGATGGAACAACTCCCGAAGTTCCGGCACCTAGCACTCCTTAG
- a CDS encoding response regulator transcription factor, translated as MKQSILIVEDIHSIREAIMDLLSVKFNVFGAEHFEEAVWYLSNEKIDLTITDIRLPGKSGIDLVKLIQKEFPSVQYALMTAYNINEYIKYAKDLQIWNIIPKYSFLDIHLIEVMVEKLLSNDIFGIEKYFAKDFQVLDQNINSEFEEAPNNGIVYKQIKSDQDRSILCGKISKNLIQLGAPKAIQQVLEELTSNAMIRAPRTNEGEYKYQFEIPSHDMVVPLDNIQLMPDDYFLIGYGSTESTIFIVVRDQFGSLRKEEILHRLDRHISIDETTGFPKGLEDSHGRGLYICREISDQLIFNIKPGVCTETIAMINREGRTGFKSLSIYEV; from the coding sequence ATGAAACAGTCCATTCTTATTGTTGAAGATATCCATTCGATACGTGAAGCCATCATGGATTTATTAAGTGTAAAATTCAATGTGTTTGGTGCAGAACATTTTGAAGAGGCCGTTTGGTATTTATCAAATGAAAAAATTGACTTAACCATTACCGACATTCGACTACCTGGTAAATCTGGCATTGACCTTGTGAAACTTATCCAAAAAGAGTTTCCCAGTGTTCAATATGCATTGATGACCGCATACAATATCAATGAATACATCAAATATGCAAAAGACCTTCAAATTTGGAACATCATACCCAAGTATAGTTTTTTGGATATCCATCTGATTGAAGTGATGGTAGAAAAATTATTATCAAACGATATCTTTGGAATTGAAAAGTATTTTGCAAAAGATTTCCAAGTATTAGACCAAAACATTAATAGTGAATTTGAAGAAGCACCTAACAATGGAATTGTTTATAAACAAATAAAATCAGACCAAGACAGGTCCATCCTATGTGGTAAAATCTCCAAAAATTTAATCCAATTGGGAGCTCCAAAAGCGATCCAACAGGTGTTAGAAGAACTCACTTCCAATGCAATGATCCGCGCCCCTCGCACAAACGAAGGAGAGTACAAATACCAATTTGAAATACCGAGCCATGACATGGTAGTTCCACTCGATAATATCCAACTGATGCCAGATGATTATTTTTTAATTGGGTATGGATCCACTGAAAGTACGATTTTTATAGTGGTTCGCGACCAATTTGGATCCCTACGTAAGGAAGAAATTTTACACCGTTTGGATCGCCATATCAGTATTGATGAAACCACTGGATTTCCAAAAGGTTTAGAAGACAGCCATGGACGTGGACTTTATATCTGTAGAGAAATTTCAGACCAATTGATCTTTAATATCAAACCAGGTGTTTGTACAGAAACCATTGCCATGATCAACAGAGAAGGCAGAACTGGTTTTAAGTCTTTGTCCATTTACGAAGTATAA
- a CDS encoding phosphoglycerate kinase, with translation MKLPLLEEQNLKGKRVFVRVDFNVPVENGIATDKTRIEKTLPTLELLISKGAKIILGSHLGRPKGGPEPKYSMKPVFDVLSTLVKTKVSFSEAVIGAPVVKLSNELGEGEILLLENLRFHKEEEANDAGFCKELAKLADVYVNDAFGTAHRAHASTEGVAHLLPAFAGLLMRKEIEVLSGLLARPERPFVAIVGGSKVSSKFAILKNLLEKVDHLLIGGGMAYTFLKSRAVPVGKSLVEPEFESQAFQLIDRAGVQGVDLQIPVDHIIADNFDPNAKTKSVDKMGILDGWMGMDIGPKTIDNYVKAIKEAKTILWNGPMGVFEMDKFSKGTIEIAKAISKSKAKTVVGGGDSIAAVNKAGVADKITHISTGGGASLEFLEGRTLPGVQCLLPKEDK, from the coding sequence ATGAAATTACCTCTTCTCGAAGAACAAAATCTAAAAGGAAAACGAGTCTTTGTTCGTGTGGACTTCAATGTCCCTGTGGAAAACGGAATCGCCACGGACAAAACTCGGATTGAAAAAACCCTCCCTACTTTGGAATTACTCATTTCCAAAGGAGCAAAGATCATTTTGGGAAGCCATTTGGGCCGACCAAAAGGTGGACCGGAACCAAAATATTCCATGAAACCTGTGTTTGATGTTTTATCTACACTCGTAAAAACCAAAGTCAGTTTCTCAGAAGCTGTGATTGGGGCTCCTGTTGTGAAGTTATCAAATGAACTTGGGGAAGGTGAAATTTTACTTTTAGAAAACCTTCGTTTCCATAAGGAAGAAGAGGCAAATGATGCCGGTTTCTGTAAGGAACTGGCAAAACTCGCTGACGTATATGTCAACGATGCATTCGGAACCGCACATAGAGCCCACGCTTCGACAGAAGGTGTGGCTCATCTTCTTCCTGCCTTTGCAGGACTTCTGATGCGGAAAGAAATTGAAGTATTAAGTGGGCTTCTTGCAAGACCAGAACGTCCATTTGTGGCGATCGTTGGTGGATCAAAAGTCAGTTCCAAATTCGCAATTTTAAAAAACCTTCTCGAAAAAGTGGACCACCTCCTCATCGGGGGCGGTATGGCATATACCTTTCTCAAATCCAGAGCTGTACCTGTGGGTAAATCCCTTGTAGAACCTGAATTTGAATCCCAAGCCTTCCAACTCATTGACCGTGCAGGTGTACAAGGAGTTGACCTCCAAATCCCTGTGGACCACATCATTGCTGACAATTTTGATCCCAATGCAAAAACCAAGTCTGTGGACAAAATGGGGATTTTGGACGGATGGATGGGAATGGACATCGGGCCAAAAACCATCGACAATTATGTAAAAGCCATCAAAGAAGCAAAGACCATCTTATGGAACGGACCGATGGGTGTGTTTGAAATGGATAAGTTCTCCAAAGGAACGATTGAAATTGCAAAAGCCATTAGTAAATCCAAAGCAAAAACCGTTGTGGGTGGTGGAGACTCCATCGCTGCGGTGAATAAAGCAGGGGTTGCTGATAAAATCACTCATATCTCCACTGGTGGTGGTGCTTCCTTAGAATTTTTGGAAGGACGCACTCTCCCAGGAGTTCAATGTTTACTCCCAAAGGAAGATAAATAA
- a CDS encoding LIC_12096 family protein, protein MEQLPKFRHLALLSLFLLSVGLFAEVDITEKENRLDKEILSLYRDIAKARELLSYEQLSSLPANTTIQFIGSYPNRTGIRIRKFKVDPDPQNKNRIKHSEEKSILLEFNGSVLSKVEIQITSEDTEIEQKTRTKITDSTPLDESVNDMVIQFSGLDGSESFPLSSLRNDSIKQERNDFKKDFYIKFLLDFHSQLISISALQKTNGNQSQKKMFKQLNQSLGY, encoded by the coding sequence ATGGAACAACTCCCGAAGTTCCGGCACCTAGCACTCCTTAGTCTTTTTTTACTGAGTGTCGGTCTCTTCGCTGAGGTCGACATTACCGAAAAAGAAAACCGATTAGACAAGGAAATCCTTAGCCTTTACCGAGACATCGCCAAGGCTAGGGAACTTTTGTCCTACGAACAACTTTCGTCTTTACCAGCCAATACCACCATTCAATTCATTGGATCTTATCCAAATCGAACAGGTATCCGGATTCGTAAGTTCAAAGTCGATCCAGACCCTCAGAACAAAAACCGAATCAAACATTCGGAAGAAAAATCTATCCTACTTGAATTTAATGGATCCGTTCTATCCAAAGTAGAAATCCAAATCACTTCAGAAGACACGGAAATCGAACAAAAAACGAGAACAAAAATTACTGATTCTACCCCACTTGATGAATCCGTAAATGATATGGTCATCCAATTCTCAGGTCTTGATGGATCAGAAAGTTTCCCACTTTCCTCTCTCAGAAATGATTCCATTAAACAGGAAAGGAATGATTTCAAAAAAGATTTTTATATCAAATTTTTATTAGATTTCCATAGCCAACTCATCTCGATTAGTGCACTCCAGAAAACAAACGGAAACCAAAGCCAAAAGAAAATGTTCAAACAATTGAACCAATCACTGGGATACTAA